The Sphingopyxis sp. TUF1 genome segment TGCCATAGCTTTCGCCGCCGAGATATTTGGGGCTGTTCCAGCGGCCATTGTCGGCGAGCCAGCGGCGGATGACTTCCGCAACGAGTTTCGCGTCCTGCGTGACCCCATAATAATCCTCGGGGTCGGCCTTGCCGATCAGATGCGAGAAGCCCGTGCCCGGCGGGTCGATGAACACGACGTCGGTAACGTCCATCAAGGCGTCGGGATTGTCGACGATGGGGTAGGGCGGCGCGCCGTCGTCGACGCCGGTGCCGGGGATCGCGACGCGCTTGGGCCCGAACGCGCCCATCATCAACCAGACGGTGCCCGATCCGGGGCCGCCGTTGAACAGGAAGGTCACGGGGCGGCTGGGGTCGCGCGGTTCCTTGACATAGGATGTGGTGACGACCGCGACTTCGGGTACACCGTCCTCGTTCTTGATGACCGTCTCGCCGATCGTCGCGGCATAGTTTATCCGCTGGCCGCCGAAGGTGCCGCTGAGTTTGGTGGTGCGGATTTGCGGTTCGTAATCGGCGGCGGGCTTTTCGGCCTTTGCCTTGTCATTCTTGTCCTCGGCATGGACGATGGCAGGAACCGCAGCGGCAAGCGCCAGCGCGATCAGCGACAGACCCGATTTCATAAACTTGTCTCCCCGTTTTGAAGCGCGGACGCTAATCCGCGCGCGGGGAGGGGGCAAGGGTGCTGGTCGGGTGTAGCGGGGTTTTGGTCGAAGGGGTCAGGCGGCGCGCGGGACGATGCGGTCCAGTTCGCCGTTCAATGCGCGCTTGGCTTCGAGCAACTCGTGGTCGAGTTGCAAGCCAAGGAAAAAGCCTTCCGACATACGGAAATATCGGGCGAGGCGCAGGTCAAGGTCCGCATCCATATCGGCTTCGCCGTCGATCACGGCCTGTATCTGCCGTGCCGAGACCCCTAGCGCCTTGGCAAGCGCCGCCGCGTCCATGCCCAGCGGTTCCATGAATTCGGACAGCAGCAATTCGCCGGCGTGGCTGTTGTGCAGCCAGTCGGGATTAGTGGTAGTCCGTGATTTCGACTTGCTCTGCATGTTCGTCTTTCCAGACGAAACATATACGCCATTTCATATTAATGGAAATCGAATGTTGCCCGGCCCGATCGCGCTCCAACGCGTGAAGGCGGTTCGATGGCGGATTGCGCAGATCGTCAAGCGTCCGGGCGCGATTGAGCAGTTTAAGCTTGTCCAGCGCGCGATTCTGGATGTCCGAAGGCAGCTTCCGGCTCCGTTCGCCGTTCCAGATTTTTTCGGTTTCGGGATCGGCGAACGAGCGGATCATCTGCGAAGCTCGTCCAGGCGATGCCAGTCGTTGTCCGCAGGCCGCCTCGCATACCAGAAGCGCCAACCATTCACTTTCGTGCCGGAAATTGCACCCGCGGCATCGGAAGGGCTTCGACGAACCTTGCCATTCTCATCGATCCAAAGTTCATCGCGGATCTCGGCGCGATAAGTCTTGCCCTTGTAAGTGGCTCGGAACCTCGTGCCGTCCGGAAAAAATACGTTGCCGATCCAGGCTCCCGGCCCCGAACCGATCTGGTTGGCGAGGATTGCGCCGAGGGCATTGACCGGCGAATTGCGCAATTCATCCCTCTCTTTTTTGGATGCCGTCACTTCCTCGCCGATCGTGAGCAGTCTGCGCAGAACGTCGTTATAGGTGTCGTCCTCCGTCCGACGGAGAAGCGTGAGCGCCTTGTAAACATCAAAATCGACATCGATCTGCATGGCCATTCTTTCTCCCGTAGAATCTACCGGAGAGAAAATAGATTGTCAATGTGCCGTTGCATTGGGATGGCGTGGTGTGAAGCGACGCATCAGATCTGGCGGCTCCCCGACTTCTTCCGTCATGCTGAATTTGTTTCAGCATCCATGACCTGAACTTTCGTCAAACGCAGAGTAAATCGGAAGGGCGGACCATGGATGCTGAAATAAGTTCAGCATGACGATGGCAGGTGGCGAGGGGTTATTCACCTTCCTTTGACGCGGCTTGGCCAATCTGCATCGATCTCAACGCCCCCACTTCGTCTTGCTCTGCTTCCCGAACCGTCCCTTGCGCGTACCCGGTTTGCCCTCGTTGCTCCGCCCCACGCGCGGCGCGACCTGTTGATCGGGCGGAAGGCCCAGCTCGTCGGCCTCCAGCTTGCGGATTTCGTCGCGGAGGCGGCCGGCTTCTTCGAATTCCAGGTCGGCGGCGGCGTCGCGCATCTTTTTTTCGAGGTCCTGGATATAGGCGCGGAGGTTGTGGCCGACCATGTGCGCAGGCTTGTCGTCGCCGATGTCGATGACGACGCCGTCCTTCGACGCGACATGCGCGATGATGTCGCCGATATTGCGCTTGATCGTCGTCGGGGTGATGCCGTGCGCTTCGTTATACGCCTTCTGCTTTTCGCGGCGGCGGTCGGTTTCGCGCATCGCGCGTTCCATGCTGCCGGTGATGCGGTCGGCATAGAGGATGACGCGGCCGTCGACGTTGCGCGCGGCGCGGCCAATCGTTTGGACCAGCGATGTCTCGCTGCGCAGGAAGCCTTCCTTGTCGGCGTCGAGGATGGCGACGAGCCCGCACTCGGGAATGTCGAGCCCTTCGCGGAGCAGGTTAATGCCGACGAGCACGTCGAACACCCCGAGCCGCAGGTCGCGGATGATCTCGATGCGTTCGAGCGTTTCGACGTCCGAGTGCATGTAGCGGACCTTCAGCCCTGCTTCGTGGAGGAACTCGGTCAGATCCTCGGCCATGCGCTTGGTCAGCGTGGTGACGAGCGTGCGGTATCCCGCCGCCGCGGTCTTTTTCGCTTCGGCGATCAGGTCGTCGACCTGTTCCTCGACGGGCTTGATTTCGACCGGCGGGTCGATGAGGCCGGTGGGGCGGATCACCTGTTCGGCGAACACGCCCTGCGTGCGCTCCATCTCCCACGTCCCCGGCGTCGCCGACACGCTGACCGTCTGCGGGCGCATCATGTCCCATTCGGCGAAGCGCAGCGGCCGGTTGTCGATGCAGCTCGGCAGGCGGAAGCCATATTCGGCGAGGGTGATCTTGCGGCGATGGTCGCCCTTCGACATCGCGCCGATCTGCGGGATCGTCTGGTGGCTTTCGTCGACGAAGAGGAGGGCGTTGTCGGGGAGATATTCGAACAGGGTCGGCGGCGGCTCGCCGGGGAGGCGGCCGGTCAGGAAGCGGCTGTAATTCTCGATCCCGGCGCAGCTGCCGGTGGCGGCGATCATTTCGAGGTCGAAATTGGTGCGCTGTTCGAGCCGCTGGGCTTCGAGCAGCCGGCCTTCAGCCTCGAGCTCCTTCAGCCGCTCGGCGAGTTCGTGGCGGATCGCCTCGCTCGCCTGCTTCAGCGTCGGGCCGGGGGTGACATAGTGGCTGT includes the following:
- a CDS encoding HigA family addiction module antitoxin; translated protein: MQSKSKSRTTTNPDWLHNSHAGELLLSEFMEPLGMDAAALAKALGVSARQIQAVIDGEADMDADLDLRLARYFRMSEGFFLGLQLDHELLEAKRALNGELDRIVPRAA
- a CDS encoding type II toxin-antitoxin system RelE/ParE family toxin is translated as MIRSFADPETEKIWNGERSRKLPSDIQNRALDKLKLLNRARTLDDLRNPPSNRLHALERDRAGQHSISINMKWRICFVWKDEHAEQVEITDYH
- the uvrB gene encoding excinuclease ABC subunit UvrB; translated protein: MAIQIRTSLDEIDTAEGYVPHRPARPEKVEGGKRFELVSDYEPAGDQPTAIRELVETARAGERDQVLLGVTGSGKTFTMAKVIDELQRPALILAPNKILAAQLYGEFKSFFPNNAVEYFVSYYDYYQPEAYVPRSDTYIEKESSVNEAIDRMRHSATRALLERDDVIIVASVSCLYGIGSVETYSAMIFDLKKGQVADNREIIRKLVALQYKRNDQAFARGNFRVRGDSLEIFPSHYEDMAWRVSFFGDEIEEITEFDPLTGKKIASLNYVRVFANSHYVTPGPTLKQASEAIRHELAERLKELEAEGRLLEAQRLEQRTNFDLEMIAATGSCAGIENYSRFLTGRLPGEPPPTLFEYLPDNALLFVDESHQTIPQIGAMSKGDHRRKITLAEYGFRLPSCIDNRPLRFAEWDMMRPQTVSVSATPGTWEMERTQGVFAEQVIRPTGLIDPPVEIKPVEEQVDDLIAEAKKTAAAGYRTLVTTLTKRMAEDLTEFLHEAGLKVRYMHSDVETLERIEIIRDLRLGVFDVLVGINLLREGLDIPECGLVAILDADKEGFLRSETSLVQTIGRAARNVDGRVILYADRITGSMERAMRETDRRREKQKAYNEAHGITPTTIKRNIGDIIAHVASKDGVVIDIGDDKPAHMVGHNLRAYIQDLEKKMRDAAADLEFEEAGRLRDEIRKLEADELGLPPDQQVAPRVGRSNEGKPGTRKGRFGKQSKTKWGR